One genomic region from Vitis riparia cultivar Riparia Gloire de Montpellier isolate 1030 chromosome 17, EGFV_Vit.rip_1.0, whole genome shotgun sequence encodes:
- the LOC117905232 gene encoding transcription repressor MYB6-like, translated as MRKPCCEKKDTNKGAWSKEEDQKLIDYIQKHGEGSWRSLPQAAGLLRCGKSCRLRWLNYLRPDLKRGNFAEDEEDLIVKLHALLGNRWSLIAGRLPGRTDNEVKNYWNSHLKRKLIRMGINPDKHHVRQSISRQHPVTPHGKKDQLSNDATFLVKKTSGLPDLNLNLTLSNNIVE; from the exons ATGAGGAAACCTTGCTGTGAGAAGAAAGATACAAATAAAGGAGCTTGGTCGAAGGAGGAAGACCAGAAGCTTATTGATTACATCCAAAAGCATGGTGAAGGTAGCTGGCGCTCACTTCCACAAGCGGCAG GCTTGCTTCGTTGCGGCAAAAGTTGCCGGTTGAGATGGCTAAACTATCTAAGGCCAGACCTAAAGCGAGGCAACTTTgctgaagatgaagaagaccTCATCGTCAAACTCCATGCTCTCTTAGGAAACCG ATGGTCCCTGATAGCGGGTAGATTGCCAGGAAGGACTGACAATGAGGTGAAGAATTACTGGAATTCTCATCTAAAGAGAAAGCTCATAAGGATGGGTATCAATCCTGATAAGCATCATGTAAGACAGTCCATTTCTCGTCAACACCCGGTAACACCTCATGGCAAAAAGGATCAGTTATCCAACGATGCAACTTTCCTAGTCAAGAAAACAAGTGGGTTGCCTGATTTGAACCTCAATCTCACCTTGTCTAATAATATTGTGGAATAG